From the Diospyros lotus cultivar Yz01 chromosome 13, ASM1463336v1, whole genome shotgun sequence genome, one window contains:
- the LOC127788750 gene encoding RING-H2 finger protein ATL74-like, producing MIFQASPPVAAHALHHHSNSKASFNSFMNIVYYVSSAFVCVLVLGGIGFCIYCCLLYLQIASRRFAAFLWRLGFFDRALHAIEERKKKKILKSLPPLVEYLPREGAINCSACAICLEDFRDGELCQVLPLCTHAYHSACIRPWLINNQRCPTCRTPLSGKTKVVNV from the coding sequence ATGATCTTCCAAGCCTCTCCGCCGGTGGCTGCGCATGCCCTCCACCACCATTCCAACTCCAAGGCCTCCTTTAATTCTTTCATGAACATTGTCTACTACGTCTCGTCGGCGTTCGTCTGTGTCCTGGTCCTCGGCGGCATCGGCTTCTGCATCTACTGTTGCCTTCTCTACCTGCAAATAGCCAGCCGGCGGTTCGCGGCGTTTCTATGGCGGCTGGGGTTCTTCGACCGGGCGCTGCACGCAAtcgaggagaggaagaagaagaagatcttgaagaGCCTTCCTCCCCTCGTGGAGTATTTGCCCCGTGAAGGGGCCATAAATTGCAGCGCCTGCGCCATTTGCTTGGAGGATTTCAGGGACGGCGAGCTCTGTCAGGTCCTTCCTCTCTGCACCCACGCCTACCACTCGGCTTGCATTCGGCCGTGGTTGATCAACAACCAGAGATGTCCGACCTGCCGGACCCCTCTTTCAGGTAAGACAAAGGTGGTGAATGTGTAA